In a single window of the Anaerotignum faecicola genome:
- a CDS encoding BRO family protein, with protein sequence MKLRLVKQGDFLGTKCDFYVNEIGDIFMSRTQIGYALKYKQPQNAVLIVHKRHKERLDKFSVEVSGCQFVTPIYKNENTDKVFMYKERGIYEICRYSNQPIADDFNDWVYDTILSIKKNGYYIATEKDAKWLGIRQETKEVRKAETDQIKLFVEYARAQG encoded by the coding sequence ATGAAACTAAGACTTGTCAAACAGGGAGATTTTTTAGGAACGAAATGCGATTTTTATGTAAATGAGATTGGCGATATTTTTATGAGCAGAACACAGATTGGATATGCGTTAAAATATAAGCAGCCGCAGAATGCGGTTCTAATTGTTCATAAGCGCCACAAAGAGAGATTGGATAAATTTTCTGTGGAAGTATCGGGGTGTCAATTTGTCACCCCGATTTATAAAAATGAAAACACCGATAAAGTATTCATGTATAAAGAACGCGGAATATATGAAATATGTCGTTACTCAAATCAGCCAATAGCAGACGATTTCAACGACTGGGTTTACGATACGATCCTGTCCATCAAAAAGAACGGCTACTACATCGCCACTGAAAAAGATGCAAAGTGGCTGGGAATCCGTCAGGAGACTAAAGAAGTACGCAAGGCTGAGACAGATCAGATTAAGCTCTTTGTAGAGTACGCAAGGGCACAGGGGAG